From one Verrucomicrobiia bacterium genomic stretch:
- a CDS encoding roadblock/LC7 domain-containing protein, with protein sequence MVTLPQLIEEDIQQLDRVLHDLLSNSEATTALVIDKGGFLITYRGEEQQFDLTTIAALASGAFLANQTIANLVHEENFDSVYQQGEKFSMLVMNVDEFCLLVLIFKASVSVGAVKYFAIGATPKVSRQLKTAKERDPGAGLDLSVLNMADTSALFRKTM encoded by the coding sequence ATGGTCACGCTGCCTCAACTCATCGAAGAGGACATCCAGCAACTGGATCGCGTCCTTCATGATTTGTTGTCGAACAGTGAAGCGACGACGGCGCTGGTGATTGACAAGGGCGGGTTCCTCATTACTTATCGCGGGGAAGAACAGCAGTTTGACTTGACGACGATCGCGGCGCTGGCTTCCGGCGCGTTTCTCGCGAACCAGACGATCGCGAACCTGGTGCATGAGGAAAATTTCGACAGCGTTTATCAGCAGGGCGAAAAGTTCAGCATGCTGGTGATGAACGTGGATGAATTTTGTTTGCTCGTGCTGATCTTCAAGGCGTCGGTGAGCGTGGGCGCGGTGAAATATTTTGCCATCGGCGCGACGCCGAAAGTTTCGCGCCAACTCAAGACGGCGAAGGAACGCGACCCGGGCGCGGGACTGGATCTTTCGGTGTTGAACATGGCGGATACGTCGGCGCTGTTTCGGAAGACGATGTAG